Proteins found in one Pectobacterium atrosepticum genomic segment:
- a CDS encoding SH3 domain-containing protein → MQKLGLLCFTLFSLTLSWTTQAEEKRYISDELLTYVHSGPGNQYRIVGTVNAGTEVTLLSVNESAGYAQIRDDKNRTTWIPLDQLSNTPSLRTRVPELEKQVKDLTDKLNNIDQTWNQRTADMQQKVAASDSVINGLRQENQDLKNQLIVAQKKVSAANVQLDDKQRTIILQWFMYGGGVAGIGLLLGLLLPHIIPRKKKNDRWMS, encoded by the coding sequence ATGCAGAAATTAGGCTTACTCTGTTTTACTTTATTTTCACTCACGCTGAGCTGGACCACACAGGCGGAAGAAAAACGCTACATTTCCGACGAGTTATTGACGTATGTCCACAGTGGGCCAGGCAATCAATATCGTATCGTCGGTACTGTGAACGCTGGCACTGAGGTCACACTACTCAGCGTTAATGAAAGTGCGGGCTATGCACAGATTCGTGACGATAAAAACCGCACCACCTGGATTCCTCTCGACCAGCTTAGCAATACGCCAAGCCTGCGCACACGAGTGCCAGAGTTGGAAAAACAGGTAAAAGACCTGACTGACAAACTGAATAATATCGATCAAACCTGGAACCAGCGTACCGCTGATATGCAGCAGAAAGTCGCTGCCAGTGATAGTGTTATCAACGGGTTACGTCAGGAAAATCAGGATCTAAAAAATCAGCTTATCGTCGCACAGAAGAAAGTTAGTGCGGCGAATGTCCAGCTTGACGATAAGCAGCGCACCATCATTCTACAGTGGTTTATGTATGGCGGCGGTGTTGCTGGCATAGGCTTGCTGCTGGGTCTGCTGTTGCCGCACATCATCCCTCGCAAAAAGAAAAATGACCGCTGGATGAGCTAA
- a CDS encoding multifunctional CCA addition/repair protein, translated as MKIYLVGGAVRDSLLGLPVTEKDWVVVGATPEHLLAQGYQQVGKDFPVFLHPISRDEYALARTERKSGKGYTGFVCHAEPDVTLEQDLLRRDLTINAIARTERGDLIDPYHGRRDLDNRVLRHVSDAFSEDPLRVLRVARFAARFAHLGFQIAEETMALMQKMAHEGELAYLTPERVWKETEKALGTSSPDVYFQVLRDCGALAVLFPEIDNLYGVPAPAKWHPEIDTGIHTMMTVAMAARLSPDIDVRFATLCHDLGKGLTPPELWPRHLGHGPAGVKLVEALCQRLRVPNPIRDLAKLVAEYHDLVHTVQVLQPKTLLKLFDAIDVWRKPQRLEQLALTSEADARGRAGFEENPYPQGNYLREAFRVASQVSSASVVADGFKSIDVRNELARRRIHALADWKAQQPDVSSTS; from the coding sequence TTGAAGATTTACCTTGTCGGCGGCGCTGTTCGGGACAGCCTGCTGGGTTTGCCCGTCACTGAGAAAGATTGGGTGGTGGTCGGCGCTACGCCAGAGCATCTGCTTGCGCAGGGCTACCAGCAGGTCGGAAAAGATTTTCCCGTCTTCTTACACCCCATCAGCCGCGATGAATACGCCCTCGCGCGTACCGAACGTAAATCCGGTAAAGGCTATACCGGATTTGTCTGTCATGCTGAACCGGATGTTACGTTAGAGCAGGATTTGCTGCGCCGCGATTTGACCATTAATGCCATTGCTCGTACCGAGCGTGGCGATCTGATCGATCCTTATCATGGCCGTCGCGATCTCGACAATCGCGTACTGCGCCACGTCTCGGATGCCTTCAGCGAAGATCCGCTACGGGTTCTGCGTGTCGCCCGTTTTGCCGCGCGTTTTGCTCATCTCGGCTTCCAGATTGCAGAAGAAACCATGGCGCTAATGCAAAAAATGGCGCATGAAGGCGAACTGGCTTACCTGACGCCAGAGCGCGTCTGGAAAGAGACGGAAAAAGCACTCGGCACGTCGTCGCCGGATGTCTATTTTCAGGTGCTGCGTGACTGCGGCGCACTGGCCGTGCTGTTCCCTGAAATCGATAATCTGTATGGCGTACCTGCCCCTGCCAAATGGCACCCGGAAATCGATACGGGCATTCATACCATGATGACGGTAGCAATGGCCGCACGCCTCAGCCCTGACATTGACGTGCGTTTTGCTACGCTGTGCCACGATTTAGGAAAAGGGCTAACGCCACCTGAACTATGGCCGCGTCATCTTGGCCACGGCCCGGCGGGCGTCAAACTGGTTGAAGCACTCTGTCAGCGCCTGCGCGTACCTAATCCGATTCGTGATTTGGCGAAGCTGGTTGCGGAATATCATGACCTGGTTCATACCGTGCAGGTGCTGCAACCCAAAACCCTGCTGAAGTTATTTGATGCGATTGACGTCTGGCGCAAGCCGCAGCGTCTGGAACAGTTAGCGCTGACTAGCGAAGCCGATGCCAGAGGCCGAGCCGGTTTCGAAGAAAACCCTTATCCGCAAGGCAATTACCTGCGTGAAGCCTTCCGCGTCGCCAGTCAGGTAAGCAGTGCAAGCGTCGTCGCCGATGGCTTTAAGAGCATTGATGTGCGCAATGAACTGGCACGCCGCCGTATTCATGCATTAGCAGACTGGAAAGCACAACAGCCTGATGTATCAAGCACGTCCTAA